A single window of Drosophila suzukii chromosome 3, CBGP_Dsuzu_IsoJpt1.0, whole genome shotgun sequence DNA harbors:
- the sxe2 gene encoding lipase member H translates to MGSLRGMHILGRWLWLLLLGAVGIDASIQLFGYAPGKCEISIAGVIQDMLNTEARIIFGTPRPSQTKLLRYDLYTPLNPEERQLLRPGDLNLLRNSHFNPKWPVRVSIHGWAGKSVSCSNAAIKDAYLSRGNFNVIILDWSRQALDISYPRVSKQLPSIAANVAKMLRFLHDNTGVPYEQIYLVGHSAGSHISGLTGKMLRPQRLGAIFALDPAGLTQLSLGPEDRLDVNDALYVESLHTDLTLLGNPSTKLSHASFFANWGLGQPHCPNATATEFDFVCDHFAAMFYFAESVRQPRSFAALRCSSAQSVRSATCNCNSNSNNGGGRGKNAVQTCTGNEFMGGEPALPKRGIFYLSTRPQSPYGSNDGLVHIRRPRPSTVRETARRRPFG, encoded by the exons ATGGGATCGTTAAGGGGAATGCATATATTAGGCCGGTGGCTGTGGCTGCTGCTCCTTGGTGCTGTGGGAA TTGATGCGTCAATTCAGTTATTTGGTTATGCCCCCGGAAAGTGCGAGATATCCATTGCGGGTGTGATCCAAGATATGCTCAACACGGAAGCCCGCATCATCTTCGGAACACCCCGCCCGTCGCAGACAAAGCTGCTTCGGTACGATCTCTATACTCCCCTTAATCCCGAGGAGCGTCAGTTGCTGCGACCAGGAGACCTGAACTTGCTAAGGAACTCGCACTTCAATCCCAAGTGGCCAGTGAG GGTCTCCATTCATGGCTGGGCGGGTAAAAGTGTCTCCTGCTCGAATGCCGCCATCAAGGATGCCTACTTATCCCGGGGCAATTTCAACGTCATAATCCTGGACTGGAGTCGTCAGGCCTTGGACATCAGCTATCCCCGTGTGTCAAAGCAGTTGCCATCGATAGCTGCCAATGTGGCCAAGATGCTGCGCTTTCTGCACGACAACACTGGGGTTCCTTACGAGCAAATCTACTTGGTGGGTCACAGCGCTGGGAGTCACATCTCCGGATTGACAGGAAAGATGTTGAGGCCACAACGATTGGGTGCCATTTTCGCATTGGATCCTGCTGGTCTCACTCAACTCAGCCTGGGACCCGAGGATCGGTTGGATGTCAATGATGCCCTGTATGTAGAGTCGCTTCACACTGATTTAACACTTCTGGGGAATCCGAGTACCAAGCTCAGCCACGCCTCCTTTTTCGCCAACTGGGGACTGGGACAGCCACATTGTCCCAACGCCACGGCCACGGAGTTTGACTTTGTATGCGACCACTTCGCGGCCATGTTCTACTTTGCCGAGTCAGTGCGTCAGCCCAGATCTTTTGCCGCCTTGCGCTGCAGTTCGGCGCAATCTGTGCGCTCGGCCAcctgcaactgcaacagcaacagcaacaacggtGGGGGTAGAGGAAAAAATGCAGTTCAGACTTGCACCGGCAACGAGTTCATGGGAGGTGAGCCGGCTTTGCCCAAGAGGGGTATCTTCTATCTGAGCACACGGCCGCAGTCGCCATACGGCTCCAATGATGGCCTGGTCCACATCCGACGACCACGGCCGTCCACAGTTCGGGAGACGGCCAGACGGCGGCCATTTGGATAG